Proteins encoded by one window of Acuticoccus sp. MNP-M23:
- the lepA gene encoding translation elongation factor 4 — translation MDDIAPISPEAPVSKAPASAAATGDAHPITNVRNFSIVAHIDHGKSTLADRLIQSTGGATAREMKEQMLDSMDIERERGITIKAQTVRLLYTAEDGITYTLNLIDTPGHVDFAYEVNRSLAACEGSLLVVDASQGVEAQTLANVYQAIENDHEIIPVLNKVDLPAAEPERIRTQIEEVIGIDASEALEISAKTGVGIPAVLEAIVKRLPPPIGNPDAPLKAMLIDSWYDAYLGVVVLVRMIDGHLKKGQKIKMMQTGAAHPVDKVGVFTPKMLEVESLGPGEIGFLIAGIKEVADTAVGDTITDERKPTANAMEGFRPAVPVVFCGLFPVDANEFEDLRAAMGRLRLNDASFSFEMETSAALGFGFRCGFLGLLHLEIIQERLEREFNLDLIATAPSVVYKLSLQDGSEVELHNPVDMPDPTYIDAIAEPWIKATIMTPDEYLGAILQLCQERRGIQTELSYVGNRPMVTYELPLNEVVFDFYDRLKSISKGYASFDYAISDYREGDLVRMNILVNAEPVDALSMLVHRSQAERRGRAMCEKLKELIPQHMFVIPIQAAIGGRIIARETIRALRKDVTAKCYGGDASRKRKLLDKQKAGKKKMRQFGKVEIPQEAFIAALKVDG, via the coding sequence ATGGATGACATCGCCCCCATTTCGCCCGAGGCCCCGGTCTCGAAGGCGCCCGCGAGTGCCGCCGCCACTGGCGATGCGCACCCGATCACCAACGTCCGCAACTTCTCCATCGTCGCGCACATCGACCATGGCAAGTCGACCCTCGCCGACCGGCTGATCCAGTCGACCGGCGGGGCCACGGCGCGCGAGATGAAGGAGCAGATGCTCGATTCGATGGACATCGAGCGCGAGCGCGGCATCACGATCAAGGCGCAAACGGTGCGCCTCCTCTACACCGCAGAGGACGGCATCACCTACACGCTCAACCTGATCGACACGCCCGGCCACGTGGACTTCGCCTACGAGGTCAACCGCTCGCTGGCCGCCTGCGAAGGCTCGCTCCTGGTGGTCGACGCCTCGCAGGGCGTCGAGGCGCAGACGCTCGCCAACGTCTACCAGGCGATCGAGAACGACCACGAGATCATCCCCGTCCTCAACAAGGTGGACCTCCCCGCTGCGGAGCCGGAGCGCATCCGCACCCAGATCGAGGAAGTCATCGGCATCGACGCCTCCGAGGCGCTCGAAATTTCCGCCAAGACCGGCGTCGGCATCCCGGCCGTGCTGGAAGCCATCGTCAAGCGCCTGCCGCCCCCCATCGGCAACCCCGACGCGCCGCTGAAGGCGATGCTGATCGATTCATGGTACGACGCCTATCTCGGCGTGGTCGTCCTCGTCCGGATGATCGACGGGCACCTGAAAAAGGGCCAGAAGATCAAGATGATGCAGACCGGCGCCGCTCACCCGGTCGACAAGGTCGGCGTCTTCACGCCAAAAATGCTGGAGGTGGAGAGCCTCGGCCCCGGCGAGATCGGCTTCCTCATCGCCGGCATCAAGGAGGTGGCGGACACCGCCGTCGGCGACACCATCACCGACGAGAGGAAGCCCACCGCAAACGCCATGGAAGGCTTCCGCCCCGCGGTGCCCGTGGTGTTCTGCGGCCTCTTCCCGGTCGATGCCAACGAGTTCGAGGACCTGCGCGCCGCCATGGGCCGGCTGCGGCTCAACGACGCCAGCTTCTCATTCGAGATGGAAACCAGCGCTGCATTGGGCTTCGGCTTCCGCTGCGGCTTCCTCGGCCTCCTCCACCTTGAAATCATCCAGGAGCGGCTGGAGCGCGAGTTCAACCTCGACCTGATCGCGACCGCCCCGTCGGTGGTCTACAAGCTCTCCCTGCAGGACGGCAGCGAGGTGGAGCTGCACAACCCGGTCGACATGCCGGACCCCACCTATATCGACGCCATTGCCGAGCCGTGGATCAAGGCCACCATCATGACGCCGGACGAGTATCTCGGCGCCATCCTGCAGCTGTGCCAGGAGCGCCGCGGCATCCAGACCGAGCTGTCCTACGTGGGCAACCGCCCCATGGTCACCTACGAGCTGCCTTTGAACGAGGTGGTGTTCGACTTCTACGACCGCCTGAAGTCGATCTCGAAGGGCTACGCCTCGTTCGACTACGCAATTTCCGACTACCGCGAGGGCGACCTCGTGCGGATGAACATTCTGGTCAACGCCGAGCCTGTGGACGCCCTGTCGATGCTGGTCCACCGCAGCCAGGCCGAGCGCCGCGGCCGCGCCATGTGCGAAAAGCTGAAAGAGCTGATCCCCCAGCACATGTTCGTCATCCCCATCCAGGCGGCGATTGGCGGGCGGATCATTGCGCGCGAAACCATCCGCGCGCTGCGCAAGGACGTGACGGCGAAGTGTTATGGCGGCGATGCTTCGCGCAAGCGCAAGCTGCTGGACAAGCAGAAGGCGGGCAAGAAGAAGATGCGGCAGTTTGGCAAGGTGGAGATCCCGCAGGAGGCGTTTATTGCGGCGCTGAAGGTGGATGGGTAG
- a CDS encoding methyltransferase domain-containing protein, which yields MADFDKFAAMERAGWADPARAAAYAEGFAAASLQHVPHLVAAVHAAPGTRVLDLCCGHGIVAAALCKAGASVTAADFSPAMLALSAVTAPAAHLVAADAAALPFPDSHFTAVTIGLGIPHVPDPAAVLAEVHRVLAPGGRIAFTCWLGPDRSFAIRTMQEAIAAEGDPTVIMPPAPPNFAFADPAIVHPALKAAGFRDGTMTTVESFYDADDPALLFDYFRNGTVRLGEHLQRQPADRLPRIREAVAAAVRAHAGPAAPYRVPIPAALTTAIA from the coding sequence ATGGCAGACTTTGACAAATTCGCCGCAATGGAACGCGCCGGCTGGGCCGACCCCGCCCGCGCCGCCGCCTACGCCGAAGGCTTTGCCGCAGCGAGCCTCCAGCATGTGCCGCACCTCGTCGCTGCCGTCCACGCCGCCCCCGGCACACGCGTGCTCGACCTTTGCTGCGGCCACGGCATCGTCGCCGCTGCCCTTTGCAAAGCGGGCGCATCCGTCACCGCGGCGGATTTTTCGCCCGCCATGCTCGCCCTTTCCGCCGTCACCGCCCCCGCGGCCCATCTTGTCGCGGCGGACGCTGCCGCACTTCCCTTTCCGGACAGCCACTTCACGGCCGTCACCATCGGGCTCGGGATCCCCCATGTGCCGGATCCCGCCGCCGTTCTCGCCGAGGTGCACCGGGTTCTGGCGCCGGGCGGCCGCATCGCCTTCACCTGCTGGCTGGGGCCGGACCGCTCCTTCGCCATCCGCACCATGCAGGAGGCCATCGCCGCGGAGGGCGACCCCACCGTCATCATGCCGCCCGCCCCGCCCAACTTCGCCTTCGCCGACCCCGCCATCGTCCACCCCGCACTCAAGGCCGCAGGCTTCCGGGACGGCACGATGACCACCGTCGAAAGCTTCTACGACGCGGACGATCCCGCCCTCCTGTTCGACTATTTCCGCAACGGCACCGTGCGCCTCGGCGAGCATCTCCAGCGCCAGCCGGCGGACCGCCTCCCGCGCATCCGCGAGGCCGTTGCCGCCGCCGTCCGCGCCCATGCCGGTCCCGCCGCGCCCTACCGCGTGCCGATCCCCGCCGCCCTCACCACCGCCATCGCCTGA
- the atzF gene encoding allophanate hydrolase: MTLANTPFTLAGLTAAIAAGTRPAEIVAEVFRRIDAVGDPGIFIHLADKAALMAEAEALGAPDPSRPLWGIPFAVKDNIDVAGMPTTAACPAFAYTPTEDAFVIARLKAAGALVIGKTNLDQFATGLVGVRTPYPVPKNAIDPAIVPGGSSSGSAVAVAHGIVPFALGTDTAGSGRVPAALNNIAGLKPSLGALSATGVVPACRTVDTISIFALTVADAHAVYRVAAAYDAADPWSRHAPAPPLAALPAMTIGIPSRASIDFDGDGAQEANFRAVIAALEAGGATIREIDFTPFFEVAKLLYEGAWVAERHAAIEPMLSAKPEAVHPVTRTVIEKALGLSATDAFRDQYRFAELRRKLEPVLASVDLVCVPTIPTFYTVADLEADPIGPNSRFGTYTNFVNLLDMCGLAVPTVPRPDGRPGSVTLLAPHGRDGTLASLGVTIEALDPARPLGATGSPLPKASPLTGGASENEIEIAVCGAHMSGMALNHQLTSRGGRFLRAVDTTPDYRLFALPGGPPERPGLIRVANGGSAIAVEVWTLPLGEVGSFLAGIPAPLGLGTTTLADGTSPRGFICEGIAADTADDVSAYGSWRNYTARPVAMTG, translated from the coding sequence ATGACGCTCGCAAACACCCCCTTCACGCTGGCAGGCCTCACGGCCGCCATCGCCGCCGGCACCCGCCCCGCCGAGATCGTCGCCGAAGTCTTCCGCCGCATCGACGCCGTGGGCGACCCCGGCATCTTCATCCATCTGGCCGACAAGGCCGCGCTGATGGCCGAGGCCGAAGCCCTCGGCGCGCCCGACCCGTCGCGCCCCCTCTGGGGCATCCCCTTCGCGGTGAAGGACAACATCGACGTTGCGGGAATGCCCACCACCGCCGCCTGCCCCGCCTTCGCCTACACGCCCACCGAAGACGCCTTCGTCATTGCCCGGCTAAAAGCCGCAGGCGCGCTGGTGATCGGCAAGACCAACCTCGACCAGTTCGCCACCGGCCTCGTCGGCGTGCGCACGCCCTACCCCGTGCCGAAAAACGCCATCGACCCCGCCATCGTCCCCGGCGGCTCGTCCTCCGGCTCCGCGGTCGCCGTTGCGCACGGCATCGTCCCGTTCGCGCTCGGCACCGACACGGCAGGCTCTGGCCGCGTTCCCGCCGCGCTCAACAACATTGCAGGCCTCAAGCCGTCGCTGGGCGCCCTCTCGGCAACCGGCGTCGTTCCCGCCTGCCGCACGGTCGACACCATCTCCATCTTCGCGCTGACAGTGGCAGACGCCCACGCCGTCTACCGCGTCGCCGCCGCCTATGACGCTGCCGACCCGTGGTCCCGCCACGCCCCGGCCCCGCCGCTCGCGGCCCTTCCGGCGATGACCATCGGCATCCCCAGCCGCGCCAGCATCGACTTCGACGGCGACGGCGCGCAGGAAGCCAACTTCCGCGCCGTGATTGCCGCGCTGGAAGCCGGCGGTGCCACCATCCGCGAGATCGACTTCACCCCCTTTTTCGAGGTGGCAAAGCTCCTTTACGAAGGCGCCTGGGTCGCCGAGCGCCACGCGGCCATCGAGCCGATGCTCAGCGCAAAGCCGGAGGCGGTGCACCCCGTCACCCGCACCGTCATCGAAAAGGCGCTCGGCCTTTCCGCCACCGACGCCTTCCGCGATCAGTACCGCTTCGCCGAACTCCGCCGAAAGCTGGAGCCGGTGCTCGCCTCCGTCGACCTCGTGTGCGTCCCCACCATCCCCACCTTCTACACGGTGGCCGACCTTGAGGCGGACCCCATCGGCCCCAACAGCCGCTTCGGCACCTACACCAATTTCGTCAATCTTCTCGACATGTGCGGCCTCGCAGTCCCGACCGTGCCGCGGCCTGACGGCCGCCCCGGCTCCGTCACCCTTCTTGCGCCCCACGGCCGTGACGGCACCCTTGCCAGCCTCGGCGTCACCATCGAGGCGCTGGACCCCGCCCGTCCCCTTGGCGCCACCGGCAGCCCGCTCCCCAAGGCTTCTCCCCTCACCGGCGGTGCATCCGAAAACGAGATCGAGATCGCCGTGTGCGGCGCGCACATGTCCGGCATGGCGCTCAACCACCAGCTCACCTCGCGCGGCGGCCGCTTTTTGCGCGCCGTCGACACGACGCCGGACTACCGGCTCTTCGCCCTCCCCGGCGGCCCGCCCGAGCGCCCCGGCCTCATCCGTGTCGCAAACGGCGGCAGTGCCATTGCCGTGGAGGTGTGGACACTCCCGTTGGGAGAGGTCGGCAGCTTCCTCGCCGGCATCCCGGCGCCTCTTGGCCTCGGCACCACAACGCTTGCCGACGGCACCAGCCCCAGGGGCTTCATCTGCGAAGGGATTGCGGCGGACACCGCCGACGATGTCAGCGCCTACGGGAGCTGGCGCAACTATACCGCCCGCCCCGTTGCAATGACCGGATAG